In Janibacter sp. CX7, a single genomic region encodes these proteins:
- a CDS encoding L-aspartate oxidase, producing MPETAGAPAPVVVPRRLGAPEPGWTTQADVLVVGSGIAGLTCALRLREHVDRVLLVTKTRLSEGSTAWAQGGIAAALAPEDSPGEHLDDTLVAGVGLCDEDAVEVLVTEGPARVRELIDLGAQFDRDAAGEITLTREGGHHRDRIAHAGGDATGAEISRALIAQLEAVQADPGIEVIEHALVVDLLTATDGSVCGATVHVIGEGEIDGVGAARARAVVLATGGLGQIYSATTNPSVATGDGMAAALRAGAALADLEFVQFHPTVMHLGEGATGQQPLVSEAVRGEGAVLIDTSGEAFMAGVHPMADLAPRDVVARAILERMEATGTDHVLLDARHLGGDFLERRFPTIVARCRELGIDPATDPIPVAPAQHYASGGVRTDLRGRTNLPGLYACGETSCTGVHGANRLASNSLLEGLVFAHRIAEDLTTRLAAGELPLLEPEDPTTTKGASGLLDAAHRREVQQVMTRGVGPLRSAESTAGALAGLAELAARPTTDAEPGPQTWETSNLLHLGQALATAAHLREETRGGHVRRDHPHHDDETWAAHLLHVRDPHDGELAVIKLDVELAWPQDDELDDRDEEQEGEQ from the coding sequence GTGCCTGAGACCGCGGGCGCCCCCGCGCCCGTCGTCGTCCCCCGCCGCCTCGGCGCCCCCGAGCCGGGGTGGACGACCCAGGCCGATGTGCTCGTCGTGGGCTCCGGCATCGCCGGACTGACCTGCGCGCTACGGCTGCGCGAGCACGTCGACCGCGTCCTGCTCGTCACCAAGACCCGCCTGTCGGAGGGCTCGACGGCGTGGGCCCAGGGCGGCATCGCCGCGGCCCTCGCCCCCGAGGACTCCCCGGGCGAGCACCTCGACGACACCCTCGTCGCGGGCGTCGGCCTGTGCGACGAGGACGCCGTCGAGGTCCTCGTCACCGAGGGCCCAGCCCGGGTGCGGGAGCTCATCGACCTCGGCGCGCAGTTCGACCGGGACGCCGCCGGTGAGATCACCCTGACGCGCGAAGGGGGCCACCACCGCGACCGCATCGCGCACGCCGGCGGCGACGCCACCGGCGCCGAGATCTCCCGGGCGCTCATCGCCCAGCTCGAGGCCGTGCAGGCCGACCCCGGTATCGAGGTCATCGAGCACGCCCTCGTCGTCGACCTGCTCACCGCGACCGACGGCAGCGTGTGCGGTGCGACCGTGCACGTCATCGGCGAAGGCGAGATCGACGGTGTCGGCGCCGCCCGCGCCCGGGCCGTCGTCCTCGCGACCGGCGGGCTCGGCCAGATCTACTCCGCGACGACCAACCCCTCCGTCGCCACGGGCGACGGCATGGCGGCCGCCCTGCGTGCCGGTGCAGCGCTCGCCGACCTCGAGTTCGTGCAGTTCCACCCCACCGTCATGCACCTGGGCGAGGGCGCGACCGGCCAGCAGCCGCTCGTGTCCGAGGCCGTGCGCGGCGAGGGCGCCGTCCTCATCGACACCTCGGGCGAGGCCTTCATGGCCGGCGTGCACCCGATGGCCGACCTGGCCCCGCGCGATGTCGTCGCCCGGGCGATCCTCGAGCGGATGGAGGCGACCGGCACCGACCACGTCCTCCTCGACGCGCGACACCTGGGCGGCGACTTCCTCGAGCGCCGGTTCCCCACGATCGTCGCCCGCTGCCGCGAGCTCGGGATCGACCCGGCGACCGATCCGATCCCGGTCGCGCCGGCGCAGCACTACGCCTCCGGCGGCGTGCGCACCGACCTGCGCGGTCGCACCAACCTGCCCGGCCTCTACGCCTGCGGCGAGACCTCGTGCACCGGGGTCCACGGCGCCAACCGGCTCGCGAGCAACTCCCTGCTCGAGGGCCTCGTCTTCGCCCACCGCATCGCCGAGGACCTCACCACGCGGCTGGCCGCGGGCGAGCTGCCGCTGCTGGAGCCCGAGGACCCCACCACGACGAAGGGCGCCTCCGGCCTCCTCGACGCCGCCCACCGCCGCGAGGTGCAGCAGGTGATGACCCGTGGCGTCGGCCCGCTGCGCTCCGCCGAGTCGACCGCGGGCGCGCTCGCCGGGCTCGCGGAGCTCGCCGCCCGCCCGACGACCGACGCCGAGCCCGGCCCGCAGACCTGGGAGACGAGCAACCTGCTCCACCTCGGGCAGGCGCTCGCGACGGCTGCGCACCTTCGCGAGGAGACCCGCGGCGGCCACGTGCGCCGCGACCACCCGCACCACGACGACGAGACCTGGGCTGCGCACCTGCTGCACGTGCGCGACCCGCACGACGGGGAGCTCGCGGTCATCAAGCTCGACGTCGAGCTCGCCTGGCCGCAGGACGACGAGCTTGATGACCGCGACGAGGAGCAGGAGGGCGAGCAGTGA
- a CDS encoding NADH-quinone oxidoreductase subunit D codes for MTSSPGTRGTRTLDVGVGDGSLASADMVLNIGPQHPATHGVLRLRVVLDGERIVSADPVVGYMHRGAEKLFEVRDYRQITVLANRHDWLSAFGNELGVVLGVEAMLGMEVPERATWARTLLAELNRVLNHLMFLGSYPLELGAMTPIFYSFREREEIQAVMEEISGGRMHFMFNRVGGLKEDLPAGWLDRVTAAVAAVRGRMPQLEALLVGNEILEARTRGIGVLPPSLAEAYGVSGPIARASGVDLDLRRDAPYLAYGELFDEGGPGRVVTRTAGDSLARLEVLLEQTHVSLDLADACVERLRSLPRGPVNQRLPKVLKVPEGERYTATENPLGLNGYHLVSRGEKTPWRLKLRSASFNNVQVLGELLPGCLVADMVSVLGSMFFVVGDIDK; via the coding sequence ATGACGAGCAGCCCGGGCACGCGCGGCACGCGGACCCTCGACGTCGGTGTGGGCGACGGGTCGCTGGCCAGCGCCGACATGGTGCTCAACATCGGCCCCCAGCACCCCGCGACCCACGGCGTGCTGCGGCTGCGGGTCGTCCTCGACGGCGAGCGCATCGTCTCCGCCGACCCCGTCGTCGGCTACATGCACCGGGGTGCCGAAAAGCTCTTCGAGGTCCGCGACTACCGGCAGATCACCGTCCTGGCCAACCGCCACGACTGGCTCTCGGCCTTCGGCAACGAGCTGGGCGTCGTCCTCGGTGTCGAGGCGATGCTCGGCATGGAGGTCCCCGAGCGGGCGACGTGGGCGCGGACCCTGCTCGCGGAGCTCAACCGCGTGCTCAACCACCTGATGTTCCTCGGCTCCTATCCCCTCGAGCTCGGGGCGATGACGCCGATCTTCTACTCCTTCCGCGAGCGCGAGGAGATCCAGGCCGTCATGGAGGAGATCTCCGGCGGCCGGATGCACTTCATGTTCAACCGCGTCGGCGGGCTCAAGGAGGACCTGCCAGCGGGCTGGCTCGACCGCGTCACCGCCGCCGTCGCCGCGGTGCGCGGCCGGATGCCGCAGCTCGAGGCGCTGCTCGTCGGCAACGAGATCCTCGAGGCCCGCACCCGCGGGATCGGGGTGCTCCCCCCTTCGCTCGCCGAGGCCTACGGCGTCTCCGGCCCCATCGCCCGTGCCAGCGGGGTCGACCTCGACCTGCGGCGCGACGCGCCCTATCTCGCCTACGGCGAGCTCTTCGACGAGGGCGGCCCGGGGCGGGTCGTCACCCGCACCGCGGGTGACTCGCTGGCCCGCCTCGAGGTGCTCCTCGAGCAGACCCACGTGAGCCTCGACCTCGCCGACGCCTGCGTCGAGCGACTGCGCTCGCTCCCCCGTGGTCCGGTCAACCAGCGCCTGCCCAAGGTGCTCAAGGTGCCCGAGGGCGAGCGCTACACCGCGACCGAAAATCCCCTGGGGCTCAACGGCTACCACCTCGTCTCGCGGGGCGAGAAGACGCCGTGGCGGCTCAAGCTGCGCTCGGCCTCCTTCAACAACGTGCAGGTCCTCGGCGAGCTGCTCCCGGGGTGCCTCGTGGCCGACATGGTCTCGGTCCTGGGCTCGATGTTCTTCGTCGTCGGCGACATCGACAAGTAG
- a CDS encoding SGNH/GDSL hydrolase family protein: MPTRRVRRAGAGLVALALAAATLAGCIGEPEEPYTPSGTAAVEGEAVLDPWFEAVRGDADDAADVVVLGDSVSEGSGLRDHLERRWVDRLQAQLRERSGTPDCPTTPGGWQGTTSLVPAYYQASSLPDPQVRGMTTLTPDLGPGGRGMALEPGASITWKVRAESVDIGYRTRFGGGPFEVRIDGEIPYDGLAVPTDADGGAERRTWSSGDLGPGTHTITVRNDVKGSTARRAVITDLMPYRGDRDRCVHVLDASRSGVSARTISQTPGYLRDSLSLEPDLLLVPLGFNDRRTGSSARDFGESLDSVISQAREYGYDGPILLVGWFTPAPVRGQASWTGYLRVMQGLTRREGVSFIDLSPVLPAADPSSRYFRDGLHPSEQGQPLIADVLTEVLVPPGDGTPTTSGSATPSSTSGTSSADPAQRPEESSGTP; this comes from the coding sequence GTGCCGACCCGACGTGTGCGACGAGCGGGCGCGGGGCTCGTGGCCCTCGCGCTCGCCGCGGCGACCCTCGCCGGCTGCATCGGCGAGCCCGAGGAGCCCTACACCCCGTCCGGGACGGCCGCCGTCGAGGGCGAGGCCGTGCTCGACCCGTGGTTCGAGGCCGTGCGCGGCGACGCGGACGACGCGGCCGACGTCGTCGTCCTCGGCGACTCGGTGAGCGAGGGCTCGGGGCTGCGCGACCACCTCGAGCGGCGGTGGGTCGACCGCCTCCAGGCGCAGCTGCGCGAGCGCTCGGGCACGCCCGACTGCCCGACGACGCCGGGCGGGTGGCAGGGCACGACCTCGCTCGTGCCGGCGTACTACCAGGCCTCGTCGTTGCCCGACCCACAGGTGCGTGGCATGACCACCCTGACGCCCGACCTCGGGCCGGGCGGGCGGGGCATGGCCCTCGAGCCGGGGGCCAGCATCACGTGGAAGGTCCGGGCCGAGTCGGTCGACATCGGGTACCGCACCCGCTTCGGCGGCGGCCCCTTCGAGGTGCGCATCGACGGCGAGATCCCCTACGACGGGCTCGCCGTCCCCACGGACGCCGACGGCGGCGCCGAGCGGCGCACGTGGTCCTCCGGTGACCTCGGCCCCGGCACCCACACGATCACCGTGCGCAACGACGTCAAGGGCAGCACCGCCCGGCGCGCGGTCATCACCGACCTCATGCCCTATCGCGGCGACCGCGACCGCTGCGTCCACGTCCTCGACGCCTCGCGCTCGGGGGTCTCGGCGCGCACCATCTCGCAGACGCCGGGCTACCTGCGCGACTCCCTCTCGCTCGAGCCCGACCTGCTCCTCGTGCCGCTGGGCTTCAACGACCGCCGGACCGGGTCGAGCGCACGTGACTTCGGCGAGAGCCTCGACAGCGTTATCAGCCAGGCGAGGGAGTACGGCTACGACGGCCCGATCCTGCTCGTCGGGTGGTTCACCCCCGCGCCGGTCCGGGGTCAGGCGTCCTGGACCGGGTACCTGCGCGTCATGCAGGGGCTCACCCGGCGCGAGGGCGTCAGCTTCATCGACCTGTCGCCCGTGCTGCCGGCGGCCGACCCGTCGTCGCGCTACTTCCGCGACGGACTGCACCCGTCGGAGCAGGGGCAGCCGCTCATCGCGGACGTGCTGACCGAGGTGCTCGTGCCGCCCGGTGACGGCACCCCGACGACGTCGGGGTCGGCGACCCCTTCCAGCACCTCGGGCACGTCGTCAGCCGACCCGGCGCAGCGCCCAGAGGAATCCTCCGGGACCCCCTGA
- the panC gene encoding pantoate--beta-alanine ligase yields the protein MTTAPVVARTRDELVPARAALTDGDVAVVMTMGALHEGHARLIRTARERARHVLVTIFLNPLQFGPKEDLSRYPRTFDSDLEICTREGVDVVFAPTPDVIYPEGDPGVRISAGPLGDVLEGQSRPGHFDGMLTVVAKLMHLTRGDLFYYGQKDAQQLLLIKRMVRDIDFPGSVVAVPTVREEDGLAMSSRNTYLSPSDRETALALSRALRAGAAQAVEGPSAIRRAAREVLIEEPLALVDYLVLVHPTTLEDVPEWYKGEALLAVAARVGTTRLIDNVPVLVGPGGGARETFAETSAG from the coding sequence ATGACCACCGCCCCCGTCGTCGCCCGCACGCGCGACGAGCTCGTCCCGGCCCGCGCCGCCCTCACCGACGGCGACGTCGCGGTCGTCATGACCATGGGCGCCCTCCACGAGGGCCACGCGCGGCTGATCCGCACCGCCCGCGAGCGGGCGCGGCACGTGCTCGTGACGATCTTCCTCAACCCGCTGCAGTTCGGGCCCAAGGAGGACCTGTCGCGCTACCCGCGCACCTTCGACTCCGACCTCGAGATCTGCACGCGCGAGGGCGTCGACGTCGTCTTCGCCCCCACGCCCGACGTCATCTACCCCGAGGGCGACCCCGGCGTGCGCATCTCGGCCGGCCCGCTCGGCGACGTCCTCGAGGGGCAGTCGCGCCCCGGGCACTTCGACGGCATGCTCACCGTCGTCGCCAAGCTCATGCACCTCACCCGCGGTGACCTCTTCTACTACGGGCAGAAGGACGCGCAGCAGCTGCTGCTCATCAAGCGCATGGTCCGCGACATCGACTTCCCCGGCAGCGTCGTCGCCGTCCCCACCGTCCGTGAGGAGGACGGCCTGGCGATGAGCAGCCGCAACACCTATCTCTCGCCGAGCGACCGCGAGACCGCGCTCGCGCTCTCCCGCGCGCTGCGGGCCGGCGCGGCGCAGGCGGTCGAGGGCCCCTCGGCGATCCGACGGGCCGCGCGCGAGGTGCTCATCGAGGAGCCGCTCGCGCTCGTCGACTACCTCGTGCTCGTCCACCCGACGACGCTCGAGGACGTGCCCGAGTGGTACAAGGGCGAGGCCCTGCTCGCCGTCGCCGCCCGGGTCGGCACGACCCGCCTCATCGACAACGTCCCGGTGCTCGTCGGCCCCGGGGGCGGGGCGCGGGAGACCTTCGCGGAGACGTCCGCCGGCTGA
- a CDS encoding SAM-dependent methyltransferase → MDPTWEQAWHAALYGPEGFYRRPEGPAGHFATSAQGAAAELFAGALLELARREGLTTVVDVACGRGELLSALAAQADPSIRLVGVDVVPRPDDLPARVEWVVSPGGADLPDLGSPTAALILAHEWLDVVPCPIAEVDDEGVLRVVHVAPDGSESLGDPLTGPNRDWCDRWWPGPGSPGDRVEVGRARDVAFEDLVRRTGSGLVVAVDYGHVLGDRPPAGSLVGFVDGSVCTPVPDGGCDLTAHVAMDSLRPDRLLTQREALRELGVDGARPPLDLARSDPAGYLAALSRASQAAALTSGGPGGFLWALRRVG, encoded by the coding sequence ATGGACCCGACGTGGGAGCAGGCCTGGCACGCGGCGCTCTACGGCCCCGAGGGCTTCTACCGGCGGCCGGAGGGGCCGGCGGGCCACTTCGCCACCTCCGCGCAGGGCGCGGCCGCCGAGCTGTTCGCCGGAGCCCTCCTCGAGCTGGCGCGAAGGGAGGGCCTCACCACCGTCGTCGATGTCGCCTGCGGCCGCGGCGAGCTGCTGAGCGCCCTTGCCGCACAGGCGGATCCGTCGATCCGCCTCGTCGGCGTCGATGTCGTGCCCCGCCCCGACGACCTGCCCGCGCGAGTCGAGTGGGTCGTCTCCCCGGGAGGAGCGGACCTGCCCGACCTCGGCTCCCCCACCGCGGCGCTGATCCTCGCGCACGAGTGGCTCGACGTCGTCCCGTGCCCCATCGCGGAGGTCGACGACGAGGGCGTCCTGCGGGTCGTCCACGTCGCGCCCGACGGCAGCGAGTCGCTCGGCGACCCGCTGACAGGGCCGAACCGTGACTGGTGCGACCGCTGGTGGCCCGGGCCCGGCTCCCCCGGCGACCGGGTCGAGGTGGGACGAGCTCGCGACGTGGCCTTCGAGGACCTCGTGCGGCGCACCGGGTCCGGCCTCGTCGTCGCCGTCGACTACGGCCACGTGCTCGGCGACCGTCCACCTGCGGGGAGCCTCGTCGGTTTCGTCGACGGGTCGGTCTGCACGCCGGTGCCCGACGGTGGCTGCGACCTCACCGCGCATGTGGCCATGGACTCCCTTCGGCCCGACCGGCTGCTCACCCAGCGCGAGGCGCTGCGCGAGCTGGGGGTCGACGGGGCGCGGCCACCGCTCGACCTGGCCCGCAGCGACCCCGCGGGCTACCTCGCCGCGCTCTCCCGCGCCTCTCAGGCGGCCGCCCTGACGTCAGGGGGTCCCGGAGGATTCCTCTGGGCGCTGCGCCGGGTCGGCTGA
- the panD gene encoding aspartate 1-decarboxylase: protein MQRFMLHSKIHRATVTQADLHYVGSLTIDMDLMDAAGMLPGQQVDVVDIDNGNRLTTYAIEGERGSGIVCINGAAARLVSPGDLVIIIAYAAMDDDEARTFEPNVVFVDGDNKIVEQYHDAGDVPDGYGLKTSAVTHRDDRA from the coding sequence GTGCAGCGCTTCATGCTCCACAGCAAGATCCACCGCGCCACCGTCACCCAGGCCGACCTGCACTACGTCGGCTCGCTGACGATCGACATGGACCTCATGGACGCCGCGGGCATGCTCCCGGGCCAGCAGGTCGACGTCGTCGACATCGACAACGGCAACCGTCTGACGACCTATGCGATCGAGGGCGAGCGCGGCAGCGGCATCGTGTGCATCAACGGCGCGGCCGCCCGGCTCGTCTCGCCCGGCGACCTCGTCATCATCATCGCCTACGCGGCGATGGACGACGACGAGGCGCGCACCTTCGAGCCCAACGTCGTCTTCGTCGACGGCGACAACAAGATCGTCGAGCAGTACCACGACGCCGGCGACGTGCCCGACGGCTACGGGCTGAAGACCTCGGCCGTCACCCACCGCGACGACCGTGCCTGA
- the lysS gene encoding lysine--tRNA ligase — protein MRIRREKRDRILASGRQAYPAGVARTHTLAEVVQGWEHLETGEETQDVVTVAGRVMFVRNTGKLAFAALQEGIGTRLQVMLSLAEVGEEALAMWKADVDLGDHVTVTGRVIRSRRGELSVMATSWELASKALRPLPVLHKELSEESRVRQRYADLVVRQEARDMVRTKAAALRAVRSTLDGEGFIEVETPVLQLVHGGAAARPFGTHMNAFSQDMSLRIALELNLKKAVVGGVDKVYEMGRIFRNEGVDSTHSPEFTMLEAYEAYGDQRTIGELTRRIYLAVADAIGSRVVETPQGSVDLDGEWRWLPVHTGLSEAVGREITPDTPVDELLAIAAEREIEVDAALPQGKLVMELFEELVEPTLLQPTFVCDYPAEAQPLARRHDEDPRLIEAWDLIIAGVERATGFTELVDPVVQREVLTEQSLAAAAGDPEAMQLDEDFLRALEYGAPPMGGIGIGIDRMVMFFTGVGIRETILFPHLKPEA, from the coding sequence ATGCGCATCCGCCGCGAGAAGCGGGACCGGATCCTCGCCAGCGGCCGACAGGCCTACCCGGCCGGCGTCGCCCGCACCCACACCCTCGCCGAGGTCGTGCAGGGCTGGGAGCACCTCGAGACCGGTGAGGAGACGCAGGACGTCGTCACCGTCGCCGGACGCGTGATGTTCGTGCGCAACACCGGCAAGCTCGCCTTCGCGGCGCTGCAGGAGGGCATCGGTACCCGCCTGCAGGTCATGCTCTCGCTCGCCGAGGTCGGCGAGGAGGCCCTCGCGATGTGGAAGGCCGATGTCGACCTCGGTGACCACGTCACCGTCACCGGCCGGGTCATCCGCTCCCGTCGTGGCGAGCTGTCGGTCATGGCGACGAGCTGGGAGCTGGCCTCCAAGGCGCTGCGCCCGCTGCCGGTCCTGCACAAGGAGCTCTCCGAGGAGAGCCGCGTGCGCCAGCGCTATGCCGACCTCGTCGTGCGTCAGGAGGCGCGCGACATGGTGCGCACCAAGGCGGCTGCGCTGCGTGCGGTGCGTTCGACGCTGGACGGCGAGGGATTCATCGAGGTCGAGACGCCCGTGCTGCAGCTCGTGCACGGCGGTGCCGCGGCGCGTCCCTTTGGCACGCACATGAATGCCTTCTCGCAGGACATGTCGCTGCGGATCGCGCTGGAGCTCAATCTCAAGAAGGCCGTCGTCGGTGGCGTCGACAAGGTCTACGAGATGGGCCGCATCTTCCGCAACGAAGGCGTCGACTCCACGCACAGCCCGGAGTTCACGATGCTCGAGGCCTATGAGGCCTATGGCGACCAGCGCACCATCGGTGAGCTGACCCGGCGCATCTACCTCGCGGTCGCCGACGCCATCGGCTCGCGGGTCGTCGAGACCCCGCAGGGCAGCGTCGACCTCGATGGTGAGTGGCGCTGGCTGCCCGTCCACACCGGCCTGTCCGAGGCCGTCGGTCGCGAGATCACCCCCGACACCCCTGTCGACGAGCTGCTCGCGATCGCCGCCGAGCGCGAGATCGAGGTCGACGCCGCGCTGCCGCAGGGCAAGCTCGTCATGGAGCTCTTCGAGGAGCTCGTCGAGCCGACGCTGCTGCAGCCGACCTTCGTCTGCGACTACCCCGCAGAGGCCCAGCCGCTGGCCCGGCGCCACGACGAGGACCCGCGCCTCATCGAGGCCTGGGACCTCATCATCGCCGGCGTCGAGCGGGCGACCGGCTTCACCGAGCTCGTCGACCCGGTGGTCCAGCGCGAGGTGCTCACGGAGCAGTCGCTCGCCGCCGCGGCGGGTGACCCCGAGGCGATGCAGCTCGACGAGGACTTCCTGCGGGCCCTCGAGTACGGCGCCCCGCCGATGGGCGGTATCGGCATCGGCATCGACCGGATGGTCATGTTCTTCACCGGTGTCGGCATCCGCGAGACCATCCTCTTCCCGCACCTCAAGCCCGAGGCCTGA
- a CDS encoding ABC transporter ATP-binding protein produces MLRVRGLTKAYGGRTVLDGLDLDVAAGEVVSLVGPNGVGKSTALRCIVGTESPDAGQVDLGETRLDTRVPQTRRALCTVLGDLGVLPDLTVAEHLDLLARAHGVDGVAQVVAGALDEARIEHVADQLPSTLSSGQAQRFALASAMVRPWALLLADEPEQRLDDAGRAWLGDWLAGHAATGRAVLVASHDPEVVRRSGARVVTLQGDA; encoded by the coding sequence GTGCTGCGCGTCCGTGGACTGACCAAGGCCTATGGCGGGCGGACCGTCCTCGACGGCCTCGACCTCGACGTGGCGGCCGGTGAAGTCGTCTCCCTCGTCGGACCCAACGGCGTCGGCAAGTCGACCGCGCTGCGCTGCATCGTCGGGACCGAGTCGCCCGATGCCGGGCAGGTGGACCTCGGCGAGACCCGCCTCGACACCCGGGTGCCGCAGACCCGCCGGGCGCTGTGCACCGTGCTCGGCGACCTCGGGGTCCTGCCCGACCTCACCGTCGCCGAGCACCTCGACCTGCTCGCCCGCGCGCACGGCGTCGACGGGGTCGCGCAGGTCGTCGCCGGGGCCCTCGACGAGGCCCGCATCGAGCACGTCGCCGACCAGCTGCCGAGCACCCTGTCGTCGGGTCAGGCCCAGCGCTTCGCGCTCGCCTCGGCGATGGTGCGGCCGTGGGCGCTGCTGCTCGCCGACGAGCCCGAGCAGCGTCTCGACGACGCCGGCCGCGCCTGGCTGGGTGACTGGCTGGCCGGTCACGCGGCGACCGGGCGTGCCGTGCTCGTGGCCAGCCACGACCCGGAGGTGGTGCGGCGCAGCGGTGCTCGCGTCGTCACCCTGCAGGGCGATGCCTGA
- the nadC gene encoding carboxylating nicotinate-nucleotide diphosphorylase — MIDEHFPDEAVRRVVATALDEDLGPQSLDVTSTATIPADQQGVAHVVARAPGVLAGGPAIALVLDEVAARTEGATPFASRPELDLRIADGTVLERGDVVAELRGPVRQVLMAERTVLNILSRASGVATHTRRWADALAGTGCTVLDTRKTTPGLRALEKYAVRCGGGTNKRMGLYDVAMVKDNHKIAAGGVGAAYAAIREQFPDVTIEVEVTTTAEAIEALEAGSRFLMCDNMSVDLLRTTVAAAREWAAARSESVEIEATGGLTLEVAADYGATGIDWMSVGGLTHSSPIVDLALDLV; from the coding sequence GTGATCGACGAGCACTTCCCGGACGAGGCCGTGCGACGGGTCGTCGCGACGGCGCTCGACGAGGACCTGGGCCCGCAGTCGCTCGACGTGACGAGTACCGCGACGATCCCGGCCGACCAGCAGGGCGTCGCGCACGTCGTCGCCCGCGCGCCGGGGGTGCTCGCCGGTGGCCCGGCGATCGCGCTCGTGCTCGACGAGGTGGCGGCGCGCACGGAGGGGGCCACCCCCTTCGCCTCCCGTCCCGAGCTCGACCTGCGGATCGCCGACGGGACCGTGCTGGAGCGGGGCGATGTCGTCGCCGAGCTGCGCGGCCCGGTGCGCCAGGTGCTCATGGCCGAGCGGACCGTGCTCAACATCCTCTCCCGCGCCTCCGGCGTCGCCACCCACACGCGGCGGTGGGCCGACGCGCTCGCCGGCACCGGCTGCACCGTCCTCGACACCCGCAAGACGACGCCCGGCCTGCGTGCCCTCGAGAAGTACGCCGTCCGCTGCGGCGGTGGCACCAACAAGCGCATGGGGCTCTACGACGTCGCCATGGTCAAGGACAACCACAAGATCGCGGCCGGGGGAGTGGGTGCGGCCTATGCCGCGATCCGCGAGCAGTTCCCCGACGTGACGATCGAGGTCGAGGTGACCACGACCGCCGAGGCGATCGAGGCGCTCGAGGCCGGATCGCGCTTCCTCATGTGCGACAACATGTCCGTCGACCTGCTGCGCACGACGGTCGCCGCCGCGCGCGAGTGGGCTGCGGCGCGCAGCGAGAGCGTCGAGATCGAGGCGACGGGCGGGCTGACCCTCGAGGTCGCCGCCGACTACGGCGCCACCGGCATCGACTGGATGAGCGTCGGTGGCCTCACCCACTCCTCGCCGATCGTCGACCTGGCGCTCGACCTCGTCTGA
- a CDS encoding Rossmann-like and DUF2520 domain-containing protein encodes MSLPDLPSGRSPAPARPTLRVGVVGAGRVGAVLGAALRAAGHEVVAVSAVSEDSRERAEALLPGVPVLPVPEVVAAAQLVLLAVPDDALTDLVAGLHATGAWRPGQLVVHTSGRHGLAPFAPVADTVVPMAIHPAMTFTGTSLDLARLAECCFGITTPEALRPVAEALVVEMGGEPVWVPEEARGRYHAALAHGSNHLVTLVAQAMEILRSAGIDPADRVLRPLLQASLDNALSSGDAALTGPVARGDAGTVAAHLTELADLPDDVAAAYRAQARATALRAERSGRLRADAAESILTTLDEETR; translated from the coding sequence GTGAGCCTCCCTGACCTGCCCTCCGGCCGATCGCCCGCGCCCGCTCGGCCGACCCTGCGGGTCGGTGTCGTTGGCGCCGGACGGGTCGGTGCCGTCCTCGGGGCCGCGCTGCGTGCCGCCGGCCACGAGGTGGTCGCCGTCTCCGCCGTCTCCGAGGACTCCCGTGAGCGGGCCGAGGCCCTGCTGCCCGGGGTGCCGGTGTTGCCGGTGCCCGAGGTCGTCGCGGCCGCCCAGCTCGTGCTGCTCGCCGTGCCCGACGACGCCCTGACCGACCTCGTCGCCGGGCTGCACGCGACCGGCGCGTGGCGCCCCGGGCAGCTCGTCGTCCACACCTCGGGCCGGCACGGTCTGGCCCCCTTCGCCCCTGTCGCGGACACGGTGGTGCCGATGGCCATCCACCCCGCGATGACCTTCACCGGCACCAGCCTCGACCTCGCCCGGCTCGCCGAGTGCTGCTTCGGCATCACGACGCCCGAGGCGCTGCGACCCGTGGCCGAGGCCCTCGTCGTCGAGATGGGCGGGGAGCCGGTGTGGGTGCCCGAGGAGGCCCGCGGTCGCTACCACGCGGCCCTGGCCCACGGCAGCAACCACCTCGTCACGCTCGTCGCCCAGGCCATGGAGATCCTGCGCTCGGCGGGCATCGACCCCGCCGACCGGGTACTGCGCCCGCTGCTGCAGGCGAGCCTCGACAACGCCCTGTCCTCCGGTGACGCCGCCCTCACCGGGCCGGTCGCCCGCGGCGATGCCGGTACCGTGGCCGCGCACCTGACGGAGCTCGCCGACCTGCCGGACGACGTCGCCGCCGCCTACCGCGCGCAGGCCCGGGCCACCGCGCTGCGCGCCGAGCGGAGCGGCCGCCTGCGGGCCGACGCCGCCGAGAGCATCCTGACCACCCTCGACGAGGAGACCCGATGA